One genomic segment of Desulforamulus reducens MI-1 includes these proteins:
- a CDS encoding EamA family transporter — MIYMLMVFLAGCSFGLVSTVVKLAYGSGLQPDAVIFAQFFLGWAILVALSLFVPRHKIDLKTGLKLIMVGITNSLAGILFFLSLKTLPASIAIVIMFQFTWIGVIIEAIADRKWPGKEKIISLPFLIMGILLAGGVFGSEIKLDIMGVIYACLTALTFAFFIFFSGCVAPNHPPINRSVWIISGALLFTFVLYPPKFLITGGIEGGLLGYGLVLGLLGPVIPTLFLAKGVPQIGPGMATILASSELPVAVIASSIMLGEYVSPLQWCGVLLILLGICLPQLSQLKNQTGKTT, encoded by the coding sequence ATGATTTATATGTTAATGGTCTTCCTGGCCGGCTGCAGTTTTGGTTTGGTTTCAACAGTGGTAAAGCTGGCCTATGGCAGTGGTTTACAGCCGGATGCAGTAATTTTTGCTCAGTTTTTTTTAGGATGGGCTATTTTGGTAGCCCTTAGTTTGTTTGTGCCTCGCCATAAAATTGACCTTAAAACCGGACTCAAGCTAATCATGGTTGGCATAACCAATAGTTTAGCAGGAATATTATTCTTTTTATCCCTTAAGACACTTCCTGCTTCCATTGCCATTGTGATTATGTTTCAATTTACTTGGATTGGTGTAATTATTGAAGCCATCGCCGATCGCAAATGGCCTGGTAAAGAAAAAATCATCTCCCTGCCGTTTTTAATAATGGGTATATTATTGGCCGGTGGTGTATTTGGTAGCGAAATAAAACTAGATATCATGGGAGTTATTTATGCGTGTCTTACAGCCCTAACCTTTGCCTTTTTCATTTTCTTTAGTGGCTGCGTGGCACCGAATCATCCGCCCATAAACCGAAGTGTATGGATTATTTCTGGTGCACTTTTATTTACTTTTGTTTTATATCCGCCTAAATTTTTAATAACTGGTGGTATAGAGGGCGGTTTATTGGGGTACGGTTTGGTCTTGGGTTTACTGGGGCCGGTTATCCCCACCTTGTTCCTAGCCAAAGGGGTACCTCAAATTGGACCAGGCATGGCAACCATTCTTGCTTCCTCTGAGTTACCCGTAGCTGTGATAGCATCGTCCATTATGCTGGGTGAATACGTATCACCATTACAATGGTGTGGCGTACTTTTAATTTTGTTAGGTATTTGTTTACCTCAATTAAGTCAATTGAAAAATCAAACAGGCAAAACAACTTAG
- a CDS encoding thioredoxin family protein, protein MADILRALDPDNFDEVVYEADNPVVVMFGAERCHVCQEVKPGVESLAENYKDQAEFCWVDVDAHKSLLERFRLKGIPQVLFFNEGELNAKLGGLREEEELEEKLTELL, encoded by the coding sequence ATGGCTGACATATTAAGAGCGCTTGATCCTGATAACTTTGATGAAGTGGTCTACGAAGCAGATAACCCGGTTGTGGTGATGTTTGGTGCCGAACGCTGTCATGTTTGTCAGGAGGTAAAACCCGGGGTAGAGTCCCTGGCAGAAAACTATAAGGACCAGGCAGAATTTTGCTGGGTGGATGTGGATGCCCACAAAAGTCTTCTGGAACGTTTTCGGCTTAAAGGTATCCCCCAAGTATTGTTTTTCAACGAAGGGGAATTAAATGCTAAACTTGGCGGACTCAGAGAAGAAGAAGAACTGGAAGAAAAATTAACAGAGCTTTTATAA
- the trxB gene encoding thioredoxin-disulfide reductase: MSNTTHDIIIIGAGPAGLAAGIYGARAKLRTLIIEKGAIGGMASNTREIVNYPGFKQTSGTALTKEMAEHAKEMGTEIIKGEVKTVDLSGEIKRVVTRKKQEFTARAVILATGTLPRVLGIPGEKELRGNGVAYCATCDAEFFEGQHVVVVGSGDQAIEEGMFIAKFANQVTVIVLHDEGKLDCNRLSAEKALHHPKLKFVWNSTLTAVQGDEEVTGVQVKNIKTGEMSEIPCQGVFFFVGMIPATHFLKGQVELDDRGYVMVNDLLETSVEGVFAAGDLRPKYLRQVVTATADGAAAVVAAERYLQEKENLRTTVLEAEKPVILAFWSPEDQASLQAVSRVEKVVSELPNEYLFVKTDVTRQRMLAKKYQVTTLPRVFVLNKGEVVQTIDTDAEVDDIKEILKALIQQA; this comes from the coding sequence ATGAGCAATACAACCCATGATATCATCATTATCGGTGCTGGACCTGCGGGGTTAGCGGCAGGAATTTATGGTGCCAGAGCCAAACTGCGTACCCTTATTATCGAAAAAGGTGCCATAGGGGGTATGGCCTCTAATACCCGGGAAATCGTTAACTATCCCGGATTTAAACAAACCTCTGGTACTGCGTTAACCAAAGAGATGGCTGAGCATGCCAAGGAAATGGGAACGGAAATCATCAAGGGAGAAGTAAAAACCGTAGACCTATCCGGGGAGATTAAAAGAGTCGTTACCCGTAAAAAACAAGAATTCACTGCCCGGGCGGTGATCTTGGCAACGGGTACATTACCCCGGGTGTTGGGGATTCCCGGTGAAAAGGAACTAAGGGGTAATGGTGTAGCCTATTGCGCCACCTGTGATGCGGAATTCTTTGAAGGTCAGCATGTGGTAGTGGTGGGCAGCGGCGATCAGGCCATTGAAGAGGGAATGTTCATTGCTAAGTTTGCCAATCAAGTTACGGTTATTGTTTTACATGATGAAGGAAAACTTGACTGCAACCGCCTAAGTGCAGAAAAGGCACTGCATCACCCAAAACTGAAGTTTGTTTGGAACTCTACCCTTACTGCGGTACAGGGTGATGAGGAAGTTACAGGTGTACAGGTTAAAAACATTAAAACTGGAGAAATGTCAGAGATTCCCTGCCAGGGTGTGTTCTTCTTCGTGGGTATGATACCTGCTACTCACTTCCTAAAAGGACAGGTGGAGTTAGATGATCGTGGTTATGTGATGGTAAATGATTTATTGGAAACCTCTGTGGAAGGGGTCTTTGCCGCCGGTGACCTGCGTCCCAAATACCTACGCCAGGTGGTTACGGCCACAGCCGATGGAGCTGCGGCGGTTGTTGCCGCAGAGCGTTACTTGCAAGAAAAAGAAAACCTACGTACCACTGTTTTAGAAGCAGAAAAACCCGTTATCCTGGCTTTCTGGAGCCCTGAAGATCAGGCCAGTTTACAGGCAGTTAGTCGTGTAGAAAAGGTAGTGAGTGAACTGCCAAATGAATATTTGTTTGTTAAGACAGATGTTACCCGCCAAAGGATGTTAGCTAAGAAATATCAAGTAACCACCCTGCCCAGGGTATTCGTATTAAACAAGGGTGAGGTTGTTCAGACCATTGATACTGACGCAGAAGTAGATGATATTAAAGAAATATTAAAGGCCCTCATACAACAGGCATAG